In Endozoicomonas sp. GU-1, one DNA window encodes the following:
- a CDS encoding CopG family antitoxin, whose translation MTKKNTLDQEEQSLLDALEAGDYQSTLSPERKAELESFAAETFKKDKRINIRISRRDLLAIQSRAQREGIPYQTLVSSIIHKYLSGSLMEVKPRSKPGSGIDS comes from the coding sequence ATGACAAAAAAAAATACGTTGGATCAAGAGGAGCAGTCGCTACTTGATGCTCTGGAAGCAGGAGACTATCAGTCCACGCTGTCCCCAGAACGCAAAGCAGAACTGGAGAGTTTTGCTGCAGAGACTTTTAAAAAGGATAAGCGCATCAATATCCGTATTTCACGACGCGATTTACTGGCCATTCAGTCCCGGGCCCAGCGTGAAGGTATTCCTTATCAGACGTTGGTTTCCAGTATTATCCATAAGTATCTTTCTGGTTCTCTGATGGAGGTAAAACCAAGGTCGAAACCTGGATCAGGTATTGATTCTTGA
- the vapC gene encoding type II toxin-antitoxin system VapC family toxin codes for MDIMVDTSVWVDFFNDDDNPQVHYLVKLLQDGRVATCPVILMEVLQGIRADKTCKKTESYLSSLSSYSISDQLFIDSAMLYRKARKKGITIRKSMDCLIAVTAIHYTLPLLHRDRDFDAIEKYSKLICINASQH; via the coding sequence ATGGATATTATGGTTGATACCAGCGTTTGGGTTGATTTTTTCAATGATGATGATAACCCGCAGGTGCACTATCTTGTGAAGTTGTTACAAGATGGTCGGGTTGCCACCTGCCCGGTGATACTTATGGAAGTACTGCAGGGGATTCGGGCAGACAAGACATGCAAAAAAACGGAAAGTTACCTTTCTTCGCTGTCCAGTTACTCGATATCAGATCAGCTGTTTATTGATTCTGCCATGCTGTATAGAAAGGCCAGAAAGAAAGGTATTACTATTCGTAAAAGTATGGATTGTCTCATTGCTGTCACCGCGATTCATTATACTCTCCCTCTCTTACACAGAGATCGTGATTTTGATGCTATTGAAAAGTACTCAAAACTGATTTGTATCAACGCGAGTCAGCATTAA